TTTTCTAATTGTGTAGTGCTTTGGAGCAAAGAATAGACACTAATGGTCTGAAGATGTACAAATGACATCAATTTCCCTCCTTTTTATCTTTCTCTATTATATCTCACTTTCCACTGTACTTGTAGGTATAAACAAAGAAATAACAAGAGACAAAGAAATTAAATCGCTATCCCTTGAGTTATTCGTCATTCGTGTTAAAATTAAGGACGAGAAGAGGTGCGAGTAAATGAGATTTGTGGTAACTCTTGTATGGGGATTTATTCTGGGACATGTTGCTTTTTATATTGGTAGTGCTTTAGAAGGAAATGCATACAATTTTGTTCAAGCTTCTATTTTAGGAATCGTCCTAGCATTAGCCGTGTTCGTGTTAACCGGTTTATTTCCAAAAACAGAACAAAACGTTTGATTAAAATGAAATCAAATTTAGAAAAAGAAAGAGAGTGGAGAAAAATCTCCACTCTCTTTCTTTTTCTGTTTTTTTATTTAATAAACATAGCATCTCCAAAACTAAAGAAACGATATCTTTCTTCTACAGCATGAGCATAGGCTTGAAGAACATTTTCTCTTCCAGCAAAGGCACTCACTAGCATTACTAGTGTTGACTTTGGTAAATGGAAATTTGTTATGAAAGCATCCACGACTGTAAACGAATATCCTGGAGAAATAAAAATATTAGTCCAACCACTATCTGCTTTTATTTCTCCCTTAAATTTAGTTCCAATCGTTTCTAATGTTCGAATGGAAGTCGTTCCAACCGCAACTACTTTGCCACCATTGCCACGAATTCTTCTTAGTGTTTCTGCTGATTCTTCTGATAGGTGGTAAAATTCAGAATGCATTTCGTGTTCATCCACGTCGTCTACTGAAATAGGTCTGAATGTTCCTAAACCGACATGAAGGGTAAGGTAAACAATTTCTACACCTTTGTCTTCTGCTTGTTTTAAAAGATCTTGCGTAAAATGTAAGCCTGCAGTAGGTGCTGCCGCAGAACCATTTTCTTTTGCATAGACCGTTTGATATCGATCTGGATCGTGTAATCGTTCTTTGATATAAGGAGGAAGAGGCATCTCGCCTAGTTTTTCAAGAACTTCTAAAAAGATTCCTTCATATTCAAATTCTACAATTCTTCCACCATGGGATAATTCTTTTGTTACAACCGCCGTTAAATCTCCTTCACCAAACATAATCTTCGTGCCTACTTTTGCTCGTTTGGCTGGTTTGATTAAGGTTTCCCACTGGTCTTTCTCTTGATTATTTAATAAAAGAACTTCCAAGTGACCACCCGTTTCCGGTTTTACTCCATGCAAACGCGCGGGTAATACACGGGTATTATTTAAAACTAAAGCATCACCGGAATCTAATTCCTCTAAAACAGCTGGGAAATGTTCATCTTGCACTTTTCCTGTTTCAGAGTTCAAGATTAAAAGTTTGGATGCTGCCCTATTTTCTAAAGGGGTCTGGGCTATTAATTCTTCTGGAAGTTCAAAATCAAAATCACTTGTTTTCACTACGATTCCTCAATTCTAGTTATGGGTTTATTCTATTATTTATTTTTTGGTTGATATTCAATTCCTAGATGTTCATAGGCTATATGAGTAACGACTCTTCCTCGCTGGGTTCTTTGTAAAAAACCGATTTGTAAGAGGTACGGCTCATACATATCCTCAATGGTTTCGGTATCTTCACCAATACTAGCTGCAATTGCTGACAACCCTACTGGTCCCCCACCATAAAAATCAATCATCGTTGATAAAATCCGACGATCAATCTCATCCAATCCCTTTTGATCTACTCGAAGAACAGATAGGGCTTGATTTGCTAACGGACTGGTAATTCCACCATCTCCATATATTTGGGCAAAATCACGAACTCTGCGCAGTAATCTATTCGCAATCCGAGGTGTTCCTCGCGATCTTCTGGCAATTTCTAATGCTCCGTCTTGCTCAATATTTGTTTGAAGGACGCCAGAGGAACGCTCCACAATATTTTTCAAATCAGGAACGTTGTAATATTCCATACGAGAAACAATCCCAAATCGTGCTCGTAACGGAGAAGATAGACTACCTGCTTTTGTTGTGGCTCCAATCAAAGTGAATGGCGGTAAGGTGAAATGTACTGGACGTGCTGTTGCATCTTGTCCAATAATAATATCCACATAGTAGTCTTCCATCGCAGAGTATAAAACTTCTTCGACCACACGGGGCAATCGATGGATCTCATCAATAAATAATACATCTCCTGCACTCAGCTCATTTAGTAAAACCATTAGATCGCCTGGTTTTTCAATAGCAGGTCCACTAGTCGTATGAATATCAACATCCATTTCATTGGCAATAATTCTCGCTAACGTAGTTTTTCCAAGTCCTGGTGGCCCGTATAAAAGTACATGATCAAGCGATTCTTTTCTATAAGTAGCTGCTTGAATATATATATTTAGTTCTTCTACAACTTTATCTTGACCTACATATTGCTTAAGACTTTGAGGTCGAAGGGTTTCTTCTACGCCATCTTCACTTCCATCTTCCAATTCAGCAGATAAAATACGATCCTCTTCATCCATTCTATTTCACCTCTACTTATTTCTTTAACAAAAGCTTGAACGCTGCTCGAAGTACTTCTTCTGTACTTGCATACGTCTCCTTATTTAATTTTGGTACAATTTTATCAATTTCTTTAACAGAATAGCCTAAACCTTTCAAAGCTTCCTCGGCTTCTTTCACAAAAGAAGAGGTGTTTCCAGTACTGGTTTCTTCTGTATCTAATGCGAAATTCTTATCTTCTGGATTCAATAGTTCATTTAATTTGCCTTTTAAATCTAAAATAATTTGAGATGCGGTCTTTTTACCCACACCAGGAAATTTGGTTAGATATTTTACGTCTTCCCCTTCAATGGCACCAACTAACCCTGCATGGTCTCCGTTTGCTAAAATAGATAACCCACTTTTCGGTCCAATTCCAGAAACACTAATCAATTTAAGGTATAGTTGTTTTTCTGCTGCATCTTTGAATCCATAAAGAGTAATATTATCATCTCTCACAGCCTGATGGATATATACTTTTACTTCTTCATCAAGAACAGAAGAAAAACGGAAAGGATTTGCAATATAAATCTGATATCCAATTCCTTGTATATCTAAAACCACGTAGAGAGGACCGACGTATACTAATTTCCCTGTCATATATTCATACACGTTTGCTTTTCCTCCTTGCTTTCCAGATTTTCTTTATTAAAAGTCAGTTTTCCTGTCTTCCATATTACCATAGAGTAACCAATAAGACAGTGTCTTTAACAAATAAAAAGAGGCCGTAGCCTCTTTTTATTCAAACATTTTTAATTTTAGTTTTCAAAAAGGGATTGGTAATCACCGTAGCCTTCTTTTTCCAAATCTTGATAAGGAACAAAGCGCATTGCTGCTGAATTAATACAGTAGCGTAACCCACCCATTTCTGCTGGACCATCATCAAATACATGGCCTAGATGTGAATCTGCATCCGTACTTCTTACTTCTGTTCTGGTACGGAACAACTTGCTATCTTTCTTTTCGGTTAATTTTGAAATAGGTTTAGAGAAGGAAGGCCAGCCACAACCTGCATCGTATTTATCAGTTGAACTAAAGAGTGGTTCTCCACTTACTACATCTACAAAAATTCCTTCTTCATAGAAATCATCATATTCACCTGAGAAAGGACGTTCCGTTGCTTCATTTTGCGTAACATCATATTGTATGGGGGTCAATTTTGTTTTCAATTCTTCTTTTGATTCTTTCATTCTTTTCCACTCCTTGCTTTTTTATCTAGTTCTATTT
The Jeotgalibaca sp. MA1X17-3 genome window above contains:
- a CDS encoding YjzD family protein gives rise to the protein MRFVVTLVWGFILGHVAFYIGSALEGNAYNFVQASILGIVLALAVFVLTGLFPKTEQNV
- the queA gene encoding tRNA preQ1(34) S-adenosylmethionine ribosyltransferase-isomerase QueA; this translates as MVVKTSDFDFELPEELIAQTPLENRAASKLLILNSETGKVQDEHFPAVLEELDSGDALVLNNTRVLPARLHGVKPETGGHLEVLLLNNQEKDQWETLIKPAKRAKVGTKIMFGEGDLTAVVTKELSHGGRIVEFEYEGIFLEVLEKLGEMPLPPYIKERLHDPDRYQTVYAKENGSAAAPTAGLHFTQDLLKQAEDKGVEIVYLTLHVGLGTFRPISVDDVDEHEMHSEFYHLSEESAETLRRIRGNGGKVVAVGTTSIRTLETIGTKFKGEIKADSGWTNIFISPGYSFTVVDAFITNFHLPKSTLVMLVSAFAGRENVLQAYAHAVEERYRFFSFGDAMFIK
- the ruvB gene encoding Holliday junction branch migration DNA helicase RuvB, coding for MDEEDRILSAELEDGSEDGVEETLRPQSLKQYVGQDKVVEELNIYIQAATYRKESLDHVLLYGPPGLGKTTLARIIANEMDVDIHTTSGPAIEKPGDLMVLLNELSAGDVLFIDEIHRLPRVVEEVLYSAMEDYYVDIIIGQDATARPVHFTLPPFTLIGATTKAGSLSSPLRARFGIVSRMEYYNVPDLKNIVERSSGVLQTNIEQDGALEIARRSRGTPRIANRLLRRVRDFAQIYGDGGITSPLANQALSVLRVDQKGLDEIDRRILSTMIDFYGGGPVGLSAIAASIGEDTETIEDMYEPYLLQIGFLQRTQRGRVVTHIAYEHLGIEYQPKNK
- the ruvA gene encoding Holliday junction branch migration protein RuvA, yielding MYEYMTGKLVYVGPLYVVLDIQGIGYQIYIANPFRFSSVLDEEVKVYIHQAVRDDNITLYGFKDAAEKQLYLKLISVSGIGPKSGLSILANGDHAGLVGAIEGEDVKYLTKFPGVGKKTASQIILDLKGKLNELLNPEDKNFALDTEETSTGNTSSFVKEAEEALKGLGYSVKEIDKIVPKLNKETYASTEEVLRAAFKLLLKK
- the msrB gene encoding peptide-methionine (R)-S-oxide reductase MsrB, which translates into the protein MKESKEELKTKLTPIQYDVTQNEATERPFSGEYDDFYEEGIFVDVVSGEPLFSSTDKYDAGCGWPSFSKPISKLTEKKDSKLFRTRTEVRSTDADSHLGHVFDDGPAEMGGLRYCINSAAMRFVPYQDLEKEGYGDYQSLFEN